One window from the genome of Salvia miltiorrhiza cultivar Shanhuang (shh) chromosome 7, IMPLAD_Smil_shh, whole genome shotgun sequence encodes:
- the LOC130993679 gene encoding uncharacterized protein LOC130993679 gives MLGFRRFPTQLQHNVVFQNPITNYLQLPPQSHFPHSARLNLEAVLVKTRSGLCCNALKTNKKGGYSVKGTDEADEFEDEDFDVEFVEDGNGGGELDEDEDDVFIPLKDMKKWLERRPRGFGEGKVYDTTIEDQLMEEIEQSRVAQLANVKKLKENPLKPTPKKDKEPQPIHDGFRVRLVNLPKKKNIHKDLRLAFQGFPGIVNIVPVVSGNEKTRDPVCKGFAFVDFKKENEAHRFVQKFTGKSIAFGKVEKQIKCEMVNLKLPKAECDQSVDGSNDPSRQSILNSNEATDGSLLHSSEESVASEVSDADERRDVSGQWEEDDGGINVASTTTGSDLADEPDEGKESAIDTKQTRKAKKRPKKVASRRVKANVPTLDIPGSAKKLKIREQAVLSGVFSKYGAAAASTVKVKEQSR, from the exons ATGCTGGGTTTCCGAAGATTTCCGACGCAGTTACAGCACAACGTTGTTTTCCAGAATCCCATCACAAACTATCTTCAATTGCCTCCCCAATCCCACTTCCCACATTCAGCCCGCCTCAACTTGGAAGCTGTTCTAGTAAAAACACGAAGTGGGTTGTGCTGCAACGCCTTGAAAACCAACAAAAAAGGCGGCTATAGCGTGAAAGGAACAGACGAAGCTGACGAATTCGAAGACGAAGATTTTGACGTCGAGTTCGTAGAAGACGGCAATGGCGGAGGCGAATTGGACGAGGATGAAGATGACGTCTTTATTCCTCTGAAAGATATGAAGAAGTGGCTGGAGAGGCGGCCGCGTGGGTTCGGCGAAGGCAAAGTGTACGATACTACGATTGAGGATCAGTTGATGGAAGAAATCGAGCAAAGTAGGGTAGCCCAGCTTGCAaacgtgaaaaaactcaaggaAAATCCACTAAAACCCACTCCCAAGAAAGACAAAG AACCTCAACCTATCCATGATGGATTTCGAGTGCGTTTGGTCAATCTTCCTAAGAAGAAGAACATTCATAAGGATTTACGACTAGCATTTCAAGGATTTCCTGGAATAGTAAATATAGTCCCAGTAGTTTCTGGAAATGAAAAAACAAGGGATCCAGTTTGCAAAGGATTTGCTTTCGTCGACTTCAAGAAGGAGAATGAAGCACATAG ATTTGTGCAGAAATTCACAGGTAAAAGCATAGCCTTCGGCAAGGTTGAAAAGCAAATAAAATGTGAAATGGTGAATTTAAAGCTGCCGAAGGCTGAATGTGATCAATCAGTGGATGGGAGTAACGACCCTTCTCGACAATCCATTCTAAACTCCAATGAAGCGACCGATGGTTCACTGCTGCATTCATCGGAAGAGAGTGTAGCTAGTGAAGTCAGTGATGCAGATGAGAGGCGTGATGTATCTGGACAATGGGAAGAAGATGATGGAGGGATCAACGTTGCCTCAACTACCACCGGCTCTGATTTAGCTGATGAACCGGATGAAGGAAAAGAGTCTGCAATCGACACCAAGCAGACAAGAAAAGCAAAGAAGCGTCCAAAAAAGGTGGCATCAAGACGAGTGAAAGCCAATGTTCCAACACTAGACATACCGGGATCTGCCAAGAA GCTGAAAATTAGAGAGCAGGCGGTACTCTCAGGCGTATTTTCAAAATACGGAGCAGCCGCTGCTTCAACTGTAAAGGTAAAAGAACAGAGTAGATAG